GCAGGCCGATCCTGCGGTCTGACAGATCCTTCACGGTGTTGACCAGGTGGGCGAGCGAGCGCCCGAGGCGATCGAGTTTCCAGACCACCAGCACATCGCCGTCGCGCAAGGATTTGAGGCATGCAGCTAAGCCGGGCCGATCATCGCGGCTACCGGATGCACGATCATCATAAATATTACCTGGCTCGATACCGGCGGCACGCAGGGCGTCGTGCTGGAGGTCGAGGGATTGGGAACCATCGGCTTTGGAGACGCGGGCATATCCGATCAGCATGTTTCTTAAACGTTGGTTTGAAGCGGTGACGAACATGAGCACATAAGCTTGCACTATTGTGTATCTTAACCAGCATCGCAATCAAACTATCTCAAACCTTACCTTGGAAAGAATAAGGAGCATGTATGCCGCGTCGCGTGACCCTGACCGATCGACAGCGCGAGGCGCTGTTTCACTTACCGGTCGATCAAGGTGATCTGCTGCGGCACTATACCCTTAGCGATGAGGATCTCGGGCATATCCGCCAGCGCCGGCGCGCCCACAACCGTTTCGGCTTCGCGCTGCAACTGTGCGTCCTGCGCTACCCGGGCCGGGTACTCACCCCTGGCGAGCTGATCCCGGCACAGGTATCGGATTTCATCGCGGCCCAGCTCGGGCTGAGCCGTGACGATCTACTCCTCTATGCCGCGCGCGAGGAGACCCGGCATGAGCATCTGGCGGACCTACGCCGGATCTACGGCTATCGCTCCTTTTCGGGGCGGGGCGCACGGGATTTGCGCGATTGGATCGCTCGGGAAGCCGAGGCGGCGACATCGAATGAGGATCTTGCCCGTCGCTTCGTTGCAGAGTGTCGCCGCACCCGCACAATCCTTCCCGGTTTCTCAACGATTGAGCGCCTTTGTGCCGATGCACTGGTCAAGGCCGAACGCAGGATCGAAGATCGTATCGCCCATCGCATAACACCAGCCCTGAGCGAGAATTTGGCTCATCTGTTAGAGAATACGGTGGATGGTCGCATCACCCGCTTCGTATGGCTGCGACAGTTCGAAGTTGGCGCAAATTCGGCGGCGGCCAATCGGCTGATGGATCGACTGGAATATCTCCACAAGTTCGATCTTCCGGCAGATTTGCTGGACGGCGTTCCCGCGCATCGTGTGACCCGCCTTCGCCGGCAGGGCGAGCGCTATTACGCCGACGGCATGCGCGATCTGCCCGAAGGCAGGCGGCTTGCAATCCTCGCTGTCTGCACCATGGAATGGCGGTCATCTCTGGCTGATGTCATCGTGGAGACCCACGATCGCATCGTAGGCCGTCTCTATCGGGTCTCCGAACGCCTTTGCAGCACCAAGATCGCCGACGAAAAGGCGGCCGTTCGGGACACGCTGAAGTCTTTTGCTGAAATCGGTGGTGCTTTGCTTGGAGCGCAGGACGATGGCGCATCCCTGGACGGGATAATCACCACCGGTCCAGGCTGGGAACGGTTCAGAACCCTTGTCGCCACGGCCTCTGCGTTGACCAATGTGCTCGCTGCCGACCCGCTCAGCCGTGTGCTGGACGGCTATCATCGCTTCCGCCTCTATGCGCCCAGGATGCTGCGCCTGCTCGACATGCAGGCGGCGCCGATTGCCAAGCCTCTTCTGACGGCTATCGCGCTGCTACAGAGCGGGATCAAATCCGATCCTCCTATGGATTTTCTACGTCCCAACTCCAAATGGCATCGCCATCTTCGCGCTGCGCCCGCCGGCGACTACCGACTTTGGGAAATCGCGGTGCTGTTCCATATCCGCGACGCTTTCCGGTCCGGCGATATATGGCTGGCAAAATCGCGCCGCTATGGCGACCTCAAGCAGATCCTGGTCCCGCCACAGGCGATAGAGCAGACCGCGCGGTTCGCTGTGCCGCTGCAACCCGGCGAATGGCTTGCCGAGCGCAGGGCTCGACTGGATACACAACTGAAGGCGCTTGGCCGCGCGGCGCGAACCGGTACGATCCCAGGCGGCATCATCGAGAACGGCAAGCTGCACATCGACAAGCTGAAGGCTGACACACCCGAAGGCACTGAGGATCTCGTACTCGATCTCTATCAACAGCTCCCGTCCACGAGGATCACCGATTTGTTGCTGGAAGTCGATGAGCGAACCGGATTCTCCGAGGCTTTCACGCATCTGCGCACTGGCGTGCCTTGCCGCGACCATATCGGCCTGATGAACGTGTTGTTGGCGGAAGGCGTCAATCTTGGTCTACGCAAGATGGCAGCGGCGACCAATACGCACAGCTTCTGGGAATTGCTGCGGATCGCACGCTGGCATGTCGAAGGCAGCGCCTATGATCGGGCGCTCGCCATGATCGTGGAAGCCCATGCCGCTCTGCCTATGTCCGCCTTCTGGGGACAAGGGAAATCCGCATCCAGCGACGGGCAGTTCTTCCTTGCTACCGAGCAGGGCGAAGCGATGAATCTGATCAACGCGAAATATGGCAACGTCCCAGGCCTCAAGGGATACAGCCATGTGTCCGATCAATATGCACCCTTCGCTACCCAGGTCATCCCAGCAACGGTCAGCGAGGCACCTTATATACTCGATGGGCTGCTCATGAAT
This genomic window from Acetobacter oryzoeni contains:
- a CDS encoding Tn3 family transposase, translating into MPRRVTLTDRQREALFHLPVDQGDLLRHYTLSDEDLGHIRQRRRAHNRFGFALQLCVLRYPGRVLTPGELIPAQVSDFIAAQLGLSRDDLLLYAAREETRHEHLADLRRIYGYRSFSGRGARDLRDWIAREAEAATSNEDLARRFVAECRRTRTILPGFSTIERLCADALVKAERRIEDRIAHRITPALSENLAHLLENTVDGRITRFVWLRQFEVGANSAAANRLMDRLEYLHKFDLPADLLDGVPAHRVTRLRRQGERYYADGMRDLPEGRRLAILAVCTMEWRSSLADVIVETHDRIVGRLYRVSERLCSTKIADEKAAVRDTLKSFAEIGGALLGAQDDGASLDGIITTGPGWERFRTLVATASALTNVLAADPLSRVLDGYHRFRLYAPRMLRLLDMQAAPIAKPLLTAIALLQSGIKSDPPMDFLRPNSKWHRHLRAAPAGDYRLWEIAVLFHIRDAFRSGDIWLAKSRRYGDLKQILVPPQAIEQTARFAVPLQPGEWLAERRARLDTQLKALGRAARTGTIPGGIIENGKLHIDKLKADTPEGTEDLVLDLYQQLPSTRITDLLLEVDERTGFSEAFTHLRTGVPCRDHIGLMNVLLAEGVNLGLRKMAAATNTHSFWELLRIARWHVEGSAYDRALAMIVEAHAALPMSAFWGQGKSASSDGQFFLATEQGEAMNLINAKYGNVPGLKGYSHVSDQYAPFATQVIPATVSEAPYILDGLLMNDAGRRVRQHFADTGGFTDHVFAASSLLGYRFAPRIRDLSQKRLYAFTPNATPANVRALVGGKINEPLIERNWPDILRVTATIAAGIVAPSQILRKLASYPRQNELALALREIGRIERTLFMIDWILDAGLQRQAQIGLNKGEAHHALKRAISFHRRGEIRDRSGEGQHYRIAGMNLLAAIIIFWNTMKLGEVVDRRAVDGIIIPPDLLAHVSPLGWEHINLTGEYRWPKSLA